In Myxocyprinus asiaticus isolate MX2 ecotype Aquarium Trade chromosome 32, UBuf_Myxa_2, whole genome shotgun sequence, one genomic interval encodes:
- the LOC127423148 gene encoding proto-oncogene Wnt-3: MDLYLVGYLMCMWLSWSRVLGGYPIWWSLALGQQYSSLGSQPILCGSIPGLVPKQLRFCRNYIEIMPSVAEGVKLGIQECQHQFRGRRWNCTTIKDNLAIFGPVLDKATRESAFVHAIASAGVAFAVTRSCAEGTSTMCGCDSHHKGPPGEGWKWGGCSEDAEFGVLVSREFADARENRPDARSAMNRHNNEAGRMTILENMHLRCKCHGLSGSCEVKTCWWAQPDFRLLGDYLKDKYDSASEMVVEKHRESRGWVETLRAKYAFFKHPTERDLVYYEGSPNFCEPNPETGSFGTRDRVCNVSSHGIEGCDLLCCGRGHNTRTEKRKEKCHCIFHWCCYVSCQECVRVYDVHTCK, from the exons GTCCCTGGCCCTTGGGCAGCAGTACTCATCCCTAGGATCCCAACCCATCCTGTGTGGCTCCATTCCTGGCTTGGTGCCCAAACAGCTGCGCTTCTGTCGCAATTACATTGAGATCATGCCCAGTGTAGCAGAGGGAGTCAAACTGGGAATCCAGGAGTGTCAGCACCAGTTCCGTGGCCGCAGGTGGAACTGCACCACTATCAAGGACAATCTAGCCATATTTGGTCCGGTACTTGATAAAG CAACAAGAGAGTCTGCATTTGTTCATGCAATTGCATCAGCTGGAGTGGCGTTTGCAGTGACCCGTTCATGTGCAGAGGGGACCTCCACAATGTGTGGCTGTGACTCCCACCATAAAGGCCCGCCGGGAGAGGGCTGGAAATGGGGCGGCTGCAGTGAGGATGCTGAGTTTGGGGTTCTGGTGTCTCGGGAGTTTGCTGATGCTCGCGAGAACCGCCCAGATGCTCGGTCTGCCATGAACAGACACAACAATGAAGCAGGACGAATG ACCATCCTGGAAAACATGCACCTGCGCTGTAAGTGCCATGGGCTGTCAGGCAGCTGTGAAGTGAAAACCTGCTGGTGGGCGCAGCCCGACTTCAGGCTGTTGGGAGACTACCTGAAAGACAAGTATGACAGCGCTTCTGAGATGGTGGTGGAGAAACACCGGGAGTCTAGAGGCTGGGTGGAGACATTACGTGCAAAATACGCCTTCTTCAAACATCCCACAGAGCGAGACCTGGTCTACTATGAGGGATCGCCTAACTTCTGTGAGCCGAATCCAGAAACGGGCTCGTTTGGCACCCGCGACCGTGTCTGCAACGTGTCCTCTCATGGCATCGAGGGCTGTGACTTGCTGTGCTGTGGCCGTGGCCATAACACACGGACAGAGAAACGTAAGGAAAAATGCCACTGCATCTTTCACTGGTGCTGCTACGTAAGCTGCCAGGAGTGTGTGAGAGTCTACGACGTGCACACGTGTAAATAA